In Lycium ferocissimum isolate CSIRO_LF1 chromosome 11, AGI_CSIRO_Lferr_CH_V1, whole genome shotgun sequence, a single genomic region encodes these proteins:
- the LOC132038015 gene encoding eukaryotic peptide chain release factor GTP-binding subunit-like translates to MEKFYRGLDPVTQSIANNAADGSVMIQNMVKENQDTQQTLFELAMNISLITKKFDETQIKKVNICEDEPSMPRGMYQTQEGPFHEGPPMQVEDANYVNISQGGYQRQNYQGGYQNQNQWRPQQGQGAYNNNSGNYNNNYGSMNQGSYNNSNNFGNKSSNPYIPPEGQSTEQGSSRVEAMLEKIRDISREQHPPKNGGLPSDTVSNSKNGGGGVDRVFTISTRSGKILQSFDKKVVELEPIDEEEEVQSEAPIIIDENLTDEKVADISKIVKEADDMNKQTVKGALYPLTHFKSKPPFP, encoded by the exons atggagaagttctatCGAGGGCTGGATCCAGTGACGCAATCAATTGCAAATAATGCAGCTGATG GTAGTGTCATGATCCAGAATATGGTAAaggagaatcaagatacccagcAAACATTGTTTGAGCTTGCAATGAATATTTCCTTGATAACCAAGAAGTTTGATGAGACCCAGATTAAGAAGGTAAATATTTGTGAGGATGAGCCAAGTATGCCGAGAGGGATGTACCAGACCCAAGAGGGCCCGTTTCACGAGGGACCTCCTATGCAGGTAGAAGATGCTAACTATGTGAATATTTCTCAAGGGGGTTATCAAAGACAAAACTACCAAGGTGGGTACCAGAATcagaatcaatggagacctcagCAGGGTCAGGGTGCTTACAACAACAACTCTGGGAACTACAATAATAATTATGGTAGTATGAACCAAGGGAGCtacaacaatagcaataattttgggaacaagAGTTCCAATCCTTATATACCACCGGAAGGGCAATCAACAGAGcaaggtagttcgagggttgAAGCAATGCTTGAGAAG ATACGGGATATTTCTAGAGAGCAGCACCCTCCTAAAAACGGAGGACTTCCGAGTGACACTGTTTCAAATTCGAAGAACGGGGGAGGCGGTGTAGACCGTGTGTTCACTATCAGTActaggagtggtaaaatactccaaagTTTTGATAAGAAGGTTGTTGAGCTTGAGCCgatagatgaagaagaagaggtgcAGTCTGAAGCACCAATTATTATTGATGAGAATCTGACTGACGAGAAGGTTGCTGATATTTCAAAGATTGTGAAGGAGGCTGATGACATGAACAAGCAAACTGTGAAAGGGGCTCTCTACCCTTTGACTCATTTCAAGTCTAAACCTCCCTTTCCTTAA